The genomic segment CATTCTTAGCTAATTGTAGCCCTTTATTAATTCCATGCTTTCACTCACCATTAGTTCATGGTGAAATAACTATTAATTCAGATCCTAATACATGATTAATCAGGTACTCTTATTGTAAAGCGTTACCATAAATGTACACAAACCTCTCACCAGCCAGGCTACTGTGGGACAAATTAAATTCTCAGTGATAAGtgcatgcatcgccattcaaaGCTGACCTTTAAAGAACATAATGTAATCCTAACCCTTATCTAAACTGTAATAATAGTAACTATTTTAGCATTATACATGTgttctatccatccacccatccatcttctatacagctttatccttttcagggtcacggggaaacctggagcctatcccagggagcattgggcacaaggcgaggtacacaaggacagggtgccaatccatcacagggcacaatcacacacattcgcacacccattcatacactacggacacttttgtacatgccaatcagcctaccatgcatgtctttggaaaacagaagtacccagagaaaacccccgcagcacggggataacatgcaaactccgcacacacagggccacagtgggaatcgaacccccgaccctggaggtgttaaccactaagccaccatgcgccctatACATGTCTTTAATAAATCAATTAGATAGAGTAGAAACCTGGACATTTATCTTCAAAGATAGTCTTTAAAGAACATGTTaatgtaaccctaacccttacctaaactgtaataataataatgataatagtaaATATTTTAGCATTATACATGTGTTTAATAAATCAATTAGATAGAGTAGAAACCTggacatttatcttcaaaaactGAACAAACGATGACCTGTTTAGGCTCCTCTTTAAGCATTCTTTAGCTTCTTTTGTCCTTAAACAGTAGATGACTGGATTGATCATAGGGGGAAGCAGGCTGTACAACATAATAACAAGTATTTGTATATCAGCGTTGATGTGTATACCTAAACTGGAggataaataatttaaacaccGTGGTAAAAAAAAGAGGGTGATAATTATAAGCTGAGAACTGCATGTGGAGAGAGTTTTTAGCCGTCCACGTGTGGATGAAGTTCGAAACACTGTCACAATAATAGAACCATAAGAGAACAAAATAAATGCTAGTGGTGTGAGCAGCATAACCAGAGCTGAAACTAGAGCTGGAAATGCATAGGGTGTTCTGTCAATGCATGCAAGCTTCGTGACAGACACATGGTCACAGTAGCATTGGATGACTGTGTTGGAAGCACAATAAGGAAGAGAGGTTGCCCTGATTACCGTAGTCAAGACAGTGGGCTCAGCTAACAGCCAGGATGCAACACATAAACCCAAGATAGTGGATTCTTTGACAATATTAACATATCTGAGTGGATTACAGACTGCCACATATCTATCAAAGGCCATGACTGCTAGCACCAATGCATTAACTGTAGCAAAATAATGCACAAATTGCATCTGAATAAAGCAGCCAGCAAATGAAATGGAGCCATCACCAAACCAATATCTTGCAATAATCTTGGGTAAAGTTGTGGTGCTAAACAGCACATCTGATGCAGCAAGATTTAACATGATATAATACATAGGTTTTTGAAGACTTTTTTCTCTtagaaataatgtaaaaaatgtacaatttccTATTAAGGTGCatacataaacaaaaaacataaccaCTGAGACAAGACCATAGTAATTAGGGGGAAGTCCAGGAAAACCTAGAATGACAAAATTCTTAACATTGGTAATGTTTTCTTCCGGCATGATGCTTTGATGTTCAGATGTCAGATGGAAAGACAGGGTTGATGTAACCTAGTGCACAGAAACATTTTTAACTAAACTCAAATTTGGATAGAGCTTATGCATAAAATACATCATATGCATTTTATCAACAACATATTCAGCTTTGGTCAATTCATAAAGTAAAGTAGTTCTTCAAATAGAAAATAATTACCAAATGATTTGTATAATTTTACGTTAAATGAAAATTGACtatatcaaaataaacatttcagtgGTGATATCAAAATGCATAGCACTAAAAAATAATCTTtgacaataaaacaaatcacaatAAATTTTACCTCTCCAATCTAGTTCACAATTTTAGTGTACATTCTGCAGCTGAAGACATTCAATCAGTAAAAGA from the Ictalurus furcatus strain D&B chromosome 17, Billie_1.0, whole genome shotgun sequence genome contains:
- the LOC128621301 gene encoding olfactory receptor 2AT4-like; its protein translation is MPEENITNVKNFVILGFPGLPPNYYGLVSVVMFFVYVCTLIGNCTFFTLFLREKSLQKPMYYIMLNLAASDVLFSTTTLPKIIARYWFGDGSISFAGCFIQMQFVHYFATVNALVLAVMAFDRYVAVCNPLRYVNIVKESTILGLCVASWLLAEPTVLTTVIRATSLPYCASNTVIQCYCDHVSVTKLACIDRTPYAFPALVSALVMLLTPLAFILFSYGSIIVTVFRTSSTRGRLKTLSTCSSQLIIITLFFLPRCLNYLSSSLGIHINADIQILVIMLYSLLPPMINPVIYCLRTKEAKECLKRSLNRSSFVQFLKINVQVSTLSN